The window AGCAGCTTCAGTTCGACGGCGGCGAGCACCCCGTAGAGGAGCGTCAGCACGGTCAGCGAGGTCGCGACGTCGAAGGTCGAGACCGTGGGGGAGACGCTGTCCTCGGTCTGCAGGACGCCGAAGACGGTCCAGGGCTGGCGGCCCATCTCGGTGAAGATCCAGCCGAAGGTGTTGGCGAGCAACGGCAGCGTCACGGCTGACGCCGTGCCCAGGTAGAACAGGCGGCTGCGGGGGACCCGGCCGCGTCGGGTGACCCAGAGCCCGACCAGGGCGATCAGGATCGCGAGCGTGCCGAACCCGATCATCAGACGGAAGGACCAGTAGGTGACGGGGATGTTGGGCTTGTAGTCGCCGGGTCCGTAGGTGGCCTCGTACTGCTCCTGGATGTCGTTGATGCCCTCGACGGTGCCGTTGACGTCGTTGGTCGCCATGAACGAGAGCAGGCCGGGAACCCGGAGACTGGCGATCTCCTCGTCGCCGTCGAGCGAACCGATCGTGAACAGGGAGAAGCCGGCCTTGTCCGTGGTGTCGTACATCGCCTCCGCAGCAGCCATCTTCATCGGCTGCTGCTCGGTCATGATGCGGGCCTGGACGTCACCGCTGACCGCAGTACCGATGCCGGCGATCAGCAGGACCCACATCGCGAGCCGCATGCTCGGTCGGAAGACCTCGGGCGAGGACGCCCGGCGCACGTGCCAGGCCGCGATCGTGAGCATGAACGCGCCGGCCGTCATCAGGGCGGCGAGGATCGTGTGGGCAAAGGTCACGACGGCCGTGTTCTGGGTGAGCACGGCGCCGAAGTCGTGCAACTCGGCGCGCCCCCGCTCGCCGTTCATCTCGTAGCCGACCGGGTGCTGCATGAAGGAGTTCGCGGCGAGGATGAAGTAGGCGGACAGCCAGGTCCCGATGGCGAACAGCCAGACGCAGGCCAGGTGCACGCGCTTGGGCAGCCGGTCCCAGCCGAAGAGCCACAGCCCGAGGAAGGTCGACTCGAGGAAGAACGCGAGCAGGCCCTCGATCGCGAGCGGGGCGCCGAAGATGTCGCCGACGAAGCGCGAGTAGTCGCTCCAGTTCATGCCGAACTGGAACTCCTGGACGATGCCCGTCACCACGCCCATGGCGAAGTTGATGACGAGGAGCTTCCCCCAGAACTTCGTGGCCCGGAGGTACGCGTCCTTCCCGGTGCGGTGCCAGGCCGTCTGCAGACCGGCGACGAGCATCGAGAGGCCGAGGGTGATCGGCACGAACAGGAAGTGGTAGACGGTGGTGATTCCGAATTGCCACCGCGCGAGGTCGAGCGCGTCCACGGTTCCTCCGGTCGGACGGGTCGGCAGAGATCGATCTGTCCTCACCCTCGCCGTGTGAGCCGTCTCGGCTGCAGGGGCGGTGGTTGGGACCCGGCATGGACCTTTGGCCCGAAGTGGGTGAGTCGAGGGCCTCTGGGACTCCCCCCCGGCGCAGCGCAGGCTGAAGTGGAGGCGACGGCCGCCGGGATCACCGGACCGCGCCGCGACGCGAGGGAGCGAGGAGATGGACGGGCGCGTGCTGGTGGCGTACGGATCGAAGTGCGGGAGCACGAAGGAGATCGCCGAGGCGATCGCGATGGAGCTCCGGCTCCACCGGCTGGACGTCGACGTGCGCCCGGCGGATGTCGTCATGTCCGTGCACCCGTACGAGTTCGTGATCCTCGGCAGCGCGATCTACGCCGGCCGCTGGCGGCGACCGGCGATGCGTCTGCTCCGGCGGGAGCGCAAGGCGCTGATGGCCCGTCGCGTGTGGCTGTTCCAGAGCGGCCTGTCGGTCACCGGCCCCGGCCCGTGGAAGGATCCGACGCCCCCGGACGTCGCGACCCTCGCGGCGGAGATCGGTGTCTCCCGTCCGGTGACCTTCGCCGGCGCGCTGCTGCCGGAGACCGCCCGTGGTCTGTTGCCGCGGCTGATGGCCCGAACCAAGTCGGCGGGCGAGCATCGGGACTGGGACCGGATCCGCGCCTGGGCGCGCGAGATCAGCGCCGAGATCGCGATGCAGATCGGACGTTCGTGGAGCGCCTCCGGCCACGACTCGCTGCGGTGACCCGTGGCCGGTTTCGTGCGGGCGGTCGCCCTGGACCTGGACGGGACCCTGACGAGCGGTTCCGACCTGTCGGAGGGCGCGATGGCGGCCATCGAGGAAGCGCGCACCGAGGGCGTGGCGGCCATCCTGGTGACGGGACGGATCCGAGCCGAGATGGACGCCGAGTTCCCCGGGCTGGCGGACGCCTTCGACCTGGTGGTCGCCGAGAACGGCGCGGTGCTGCTGGGTCCTGACGGGGGACGGACCTTGGCCCGCCCCGTCGACGAGACGCTCGCCGTCGCGCTCCGTACGGCCGGCGTCTCGGTCCGGTCCGGAGAGGTCCTGCTCGCCGGTTCGGCGAACGACACGGATGTCGTGGTCGCCGAGGTGGCGCGGCTCGGTTTGGACTGCCAGCTCCTGCGTAACCGCAGCGAACTCATGGTCCTGCCGTCTGCAGTGTCGAAGGGCACCGGTCTGGTCGCGGCGCTGGACGAGCTCGGCATCTCGCCGCACAACACCGTCGCCGTCGGCGATGCCGAGAACGACCTCGCTCTCTTCGAGGTGGCTGAGCTCGGAGTGGCGGTGGCCAACGCGGTGCCGTCGCTCCAGCAGCACGCCGACCTCGTCCTCGCGGGCGCCGCGGGCGCCGCGGGCGACGGTGTGGCGGACTTCCTCGCCGGCCCCCTGGTCCGCGGCACCTGCCCGGTCCGTCCCGAGCGGCGCCGCCTGTCGATCGGGCACTTCCTCGACGGAGGGGTGGCGAGCGTGCCGGGTGCGCAGTCGAACATCCTCGTCTGCGGCGGGTCCGGCGCCGGGAAGTCGCACATGGCGGGCCTGCTCATCGAGCAGTGGGTCACCGCGGGCTACTCCGTGCTCGTGGTGGACGTCGAGGGCGACCACATCGGGCTCGGTCACCTCCGCAACACCGCGGTGCTGGGCGACGGTGCCCAGTTGCCCACCCCCCACGAACTGATCAGCGTGCTCCGCGCCCAACGCTCGAGCGTCGTCCTCGACCTGTCGGGCACCTCGCCCGCTCACCGTGTTGCCTACCTCCACGACGTCGCGAGTGTTGTGGAGGCCGAGCGCGCGGTGACCGGGGTGCCGCACTGGATCGTCATCGACGAGGCGCACCAGACGCTCGGGGGCGCGGGCGCGGCGACGGCGATCTTCCGCCCCGCCGACCTCGGGTACTGCCTGATCACCTACGTTCCGGAGCAGTTGAGCGAGACCGCGCTGGCGGCGATCGACCTGACGATCCGGGTGACGGGTGCGCCCCTGCCAGGGGTTGCCGGGACGGGGACGGCCCTGCTTCGCGAGGGCGGCGGTCCCGAACGCGAGTTCGCCCTGACGCCGCGGCGGACACCCCATCGTCGCCACTGGCACAAGTACGTCACCCAGCCGTTGCCCGGGCACCAGTGGTTCCGGTTCCGGTCCCCGACCGGGACGGAGCTGACGGCCGCCCGTGATCTGCGCGAGTTCGCCAAAATGCTGCACGACGTCGAGGCCACCTCGGCGGAGCACCACCTCGGCCGGGGCGATTTCTCCCGCTGGGTTGTCGGCACCCTCCAGGACCGCGAGCTCGGCGCCGCCGTCGCAGCGGTGGAACGAGATCTGCTTGCGCGCCGGGCTCACGACGTGGAGCGAGCCCGCGACCGGATTCTCGCCGAGATCGCCGAGCGCTACGACGACGCGCCGCAGTGAGCGCTGCGCGCGCAGGAGGAGAGGAGTCGAGGATGGACACGATGGAGCGGGTCACCGCACGGCCCTACCCGGTGCGGGTGAGCGGCCGACGTGACCCCGAGCTCTCGCGCTGGCTGTGGCTGGTGAAGTGGGCGGCCGCGCTGCCGCACTTCGTCATCCTCGCGTTCCTCTGGCTGGCGTTCGTCGTCCTCACCGCCGTCGCCGGCGTCGCGATCCTCCTGACGGGGCGTTACCCCGCGGCGATCTTCGACTTCAACGTCGGGGTCCTGCGCTGGACCTGGCGGGTGCAGCACTATTCCTACGGTGCGCTCGGGACCGACCGGTACCCGCCCTTCACCCTCGCCGATGTGCCGGACTACCCGGCCCGGCTGGAGATCGACCGGCCCGAGCGACTGTCCCGCGGCCTGGTGCTCGTGAAGTGGTGGCTGCTGGCGATCCCGCACTACGTGATCGTCGCGCTGTTCGTCGGCGGCTTCGGCCCGCTCTTCGACGGCGACGGATCCTTCCCCTGGATCTTCACCGGGCTCGTCGGGGTCCTGGTCCTCGCAGCCGGCGTCGTTCTGCTCTTCACGGGCCGTTACCCCGAGCCCCTGTACGACCTCGCGGTCGGCATGGACCGATGGGCGCTCCGGGTCGCGGCCTACGCCGGGTTGATGACCGATGCGTACCCGCCCTTCCGCCTCGACACCGGCGGGGCGGATCCGGGAACGGTCGAGGTCGACACGCCGGCGCCGAGCATCGCTCCGGAGGCGGCCGCCACCGGAACCGGATGGACGGCGCGGCGGGTGACCTCCGTCGTCGCGGGTGCGGTGCTCGCGTTGACCGGTAGCGGTCTGGCCGCCGCGGGCGGAGCGATGCTCTGGGCGGACCGCACCCAGCGGACCGACGGCCTGCTGATGACGCCGCACCGGCACTACGACACGTCCAGCTACGCCCTCGTGAGCGAGGAGATCGACCTTCCCGACCTCGACCTCGGACGCTTCGGCCCGGATTCCCTGCTCGGCACCGTCCGCGTCGAGGTACCGACCTCTGCTGCACAGCCGGTCTTCGTCGGGATTGCGCG of the Sporichthya polymorpha DSM 43042 genome contains:
- a CDS encoding cytochrome ubiquinol oxidase subunit I, encoding MDALDLARWQFGITTVYHFLFVPITLGLSMLVAGLQTAWHRTGKDAYLRATKFWGKLLVINFAMGVVTGIVQEFQFGMNWSDYSRFVGDIFGAPLAIEGLLAFFLESTFLGLWLFGWDRLPKRVHLACVWLFAIGTWLSAYFILAANSFMQHPVGYEMNGERGRAELHDFGAVLTQNTAVVTFAHTILAALMTAGAFMLTIAAWHVRRASSPEVFRPSMRLAMWVLLIAGIGTAVSGDVQARIMTEQQPMKMAAAEAMYDTTDKAGFSLFTIGSLDGDEEIASLRVPGLLSFMATNDVNGTVEGINDIQEQYEATYGPGDYKPNIPVTYWSFRLMIGFGTLAILIALVGLWVTRRGRVPRSRLFYLGTASAVTLPLLANTFGWIFTEMGRQPWTVFGVLQTEDSVSPTVSTFDVATSLTVLTLLYGVLAAVELKLLFTYARSEPPQVTSHSDDDESDRPLAFAY
- a CDS encoding flavodoxin domain-containing protein, with protein sequence MDGRVLVAYGSKCGSTKEIAEAIAMELRLHRLDVDVRPADVVMSVHPYEFVILGSAIYAGRWRRPAMRLLRRERKALMARRVWLFQSGLSVTGPGPWKDPTPPDVATLAAEIGVSRPVTFAGALLPETARGLLPRLMARTKSAGEHRDWDRIRAWAREISAEIAMQIGRSWSASGHDSLR
- a CDS encoding HAD hydrolase family protein, with amino-acid sequence MAGFVRAVALDLDGTLTSGSDLSEGAMAAIEEARTEGVAAILVTGRIRAEMDAEFPGLADAFDLVVAENGAVLLGPDGGRTLARPVDETLAVALRTAGVSVRSGEVLLAGSANDTDVVVAEVARLGLDCQLLRNRSELMVLPSAVSKGTGLVAALDELGISPHNTVAVGDAENDLALFEVAELGVAVANAVPSLQQHADLVLAGAAGAAGDGVADFLAGPLVRGTCPVRPERRRLSIGHFLDGGVASVPGAQSNILVCGGSGAGKSHMAGLLIEQWVTAGYSVLVVDVEGDHIGLGHLRNTAVLGDGAQLPTPHELISVLRAQRSSVVLDLSGTSPAHRVAYLHDVASVVEAERAVTGVPHWIVIDEAHQTLGGAGAATAIFRPADLGYCLITYVPEQLSETALAAIDLTIRVTGAPLPGVAGTGTALLREGGGPEREFALTPRRTPHRRHWHKYVTQPLPGHQWFRFRSPTGTELTAARDLREFAKMLHDVEATSAEHHLGRGDFSRWVVGTLQDRELGAAVAAVERDLLARRAHDVERARDRILAEIAERYDDAPQ
- a CDS encoding DUF4389 domain-containing protein yields the protein MDTMERVTARPYPVRVSGRRDPELSRWLWLVKWAAALPHFVILAFLWLAFVVLTAVAGVAILLTGRYPAAIFDFNVGVLRWTWRVQHYSYGALGTDRYPPFTLADVPDYPARLEIDRPERLSRGLVLVKWWLLAIPHYVIVALFVGGFGPLFDGDGSFPWIFTGLVGVLVLAAGVVLLFTGRYPEPLYDLAVGMDRWALRVAAYAGLMTDAYPPFRLDTGGADPGTVEVDTPAPSIAPEAAATGTGWTARRVTSVVAGAVLALTGSGLAAAGGAMLWADRTQRTDGLLMTPHRHYDTSSYALVSEEIDLPDLDLGRFGPDSLLGTVRVEVPTSAAQPVFVGIARTDDVETFLNGVAHARISDLSRDAAPVLVPGDRVPADPASAGIWVASTAGSPPQALTWDSEGGDWSVVLMPPDGNAGFGLTVRAGAEVPALPWLAGGALGLGGVLLIGGLVLMVVPVTRAAHRV